From the genome of Tistrella mobilis, one region includes:
- a CDS encoding IS701 family transposase, whose protein sequence is MTVSEWSGTLIKWQTALDDLKAHLGPALGRAETRASGGAFIDGLLSGAERKTGWMLAEEAGLDRPYRIQSLLGRSKWSADSLRERVYSYVMAALGDRDGVLVVDETGFVKKGTQSVGVARQYSGTAGRIENSQIGVFLSYASRYGHALIDRRLYLPKSWSEDMDRRRKASVPDEVAFATKPAMARDMITTALDAGTPCAWVLADALYGSDYKLRRMLEDRGQPYVLAVRS, encoded by the coding sequence ATGACGGTTTCCGAGTGGTCAGGAACGCTGATCAAGTGGCAAACAGCGCTTGATGACTTAAAGGCACATCTCGGGCCCGCCCTGGGTCGCGCAGAGACGCGTGCGTCTGGCGGTGCGTTCATAGACGGGCTGCTGTCGGGAGCCGAACGCAAGACAGGATGGATGCTGGCGGAGGAAGCCGGTCTGGATCGTCCCTATCGGATCCAGTCTCTGCTTGGCCGGAGCAAATGGTCGGCGGACAGTCTGCGAGAACGCGTCTATTCTTACGTCATGGCCGCTCTCGGCGATAGGGACGGCGTGCTTGTCGTTGACGAGACCGGGTTTGTGAAGAAGGGCACGCAGTCGGTCGGTGTGGCGCGACAGTATTCAGGAACGGCTGGCCGGATTGAGAACAGCCAGATCGGGGTATTTCTGAGCTATGCCAGCCGATATGGCCATGCCCTGATTGATCGGCGTCTCTATCTGCCCAAATCGTGGTCCGAAGACATGGATCGTCGCCGGAAGGCAAGCGTGCCCGACGAGGTTGCTTTCGCGACCAAGCCGGCGATGGCAAGGGACATGATCACGACCGCGCTGGATGCGGGCACCCCCTGCGCCTGGGTCCTCGCCGATGCGCTTTACGGCTCGGATTACAAGCTGCGCCGCATGCTGGAAGACCGGGGCCAGCCCTATGTCCTGGCGGTGCGATCGA